A genomic segment from Apium graveolens cultivar Ventura unplaced genomic scaffold, ASM990537v1 ctg8474, whole genome shotgun sequence encodes:
- the LOC141705035 gene encoding mitochondrial import inner membrane translocase subunit TIM44-2-like isoform X3 gives MESTLKEMRDVAPMSYADSKTTGLSILRRSSGDEARLTRSKVLFEELYHRQSATQHLQEAAMFLGIASSRHQVEGQSINESVFGETAAGISVKEIRRRDPSFSLPEFRDEVQEVVRPILNAYYKGDVKFLKKYCIPEVIERCSAEHKAYARQNIVVDNKEDAL, from the exons ATGGAGAGTACTTTAAAGGAAATGAGAGATGTTGCTCCGATGAGCTATGCGGACTCTAAGACTACAGGTCTAAGCATTCTGAGACGGAGCAGCGGAGACGAAGCAAGATTAACGAGAAGCAAGGTTCTTTTTGAG GAGTTATATCACAGACAATCAGCAACACAACATCTTCAGGAAGCAGCAATGTTTCTGGGAATAGCCAGTTCTCGGCATCAAGTGGAGGGTCAGAG TATCAACGAGAGCGTCTTTGGGGAAACAGCTGCTGGAATATCAGTTAAAGAAATACGTCGTCGAGATCC ATCTTTCTCGTTGCCAGAATTTAGGGACGAGGTTCAAGAAGTTGTCAGGCCAATCCTCAATGCTTACTATAAA GGAGATGTCAAATTTCTGAAGAAGTATTGTATCCCTGAAGTAATTGAACGGTGTAGTGCAGAACACAAGGCTTATGCAAGACAAAATATTGTAGTTGATAACAAG GAGGATGCTCTGTGA
- the LOC141705035 gene encoding uncharacterized protein LOC141705035 isoform X1, whose product MESTLKEMRDVAPMSYADSKTTGLSILRRSSGDEARLTRSKVLFEELYHRQSATQHLQEAAMFLGIASSRHQVEGQSINESVFGETAAGISVKEIRRRDPSFSLPEFRDEVQEVVRPILNAYYKGDVKFLKKYCIPEVIERCSAEHKAYARQNIVVDNKHCKQEFSVDWILILIIYQLSLSRLV is encoded by the exons ATGGAGAGTACTTTAAAGGAAATGAGAGATGTTGCTCCGATGAGCTATGCGGACTCTAAGACTACAGGTCTAAGCATTCTGAGACGGAGCAGCGGAGACGAAGCAAGATTAACGAGAAGCAAGGTTCTTTTTGAG GAGTTATATCACAGACAATCAGCAACACAACATCTTCAGGAAGCAGCAATGTTTCTGGGAATAGCCAGTTCTCGGCATCAAGTGGAGGGTCAGAG TATCAACGAGAGCGTCTTTGGGGAAACAGCTGCTGGAATATCAGTTAAAGAAATACGTCGTCGAGATCC ATCTTTCTCGTTGCCAGAATTTAGGGACGAGGTTCAAGAAGTTGTCAGGCCAATCCTCAATGCTTACTATAAA GGAGATGTCAAATTTCTGAAGAAGTATTGTATCCCTGAAGTAATTGAACGGTGTAGTGCAGAACACAAGGCTTATGCAAGACAAAATATTGTAGTTGATAACAAG CATTGTAAGCAGGAATTCAGCGTGGATTGGATCCTGATTCTGATAATCTATCAATTATCATTGAGTCGATTAGTTTGA
- the LOC141705035 gene encoding uncharacterized protein LOC141705035 isoform X2, with protein sequence MESTLKEMRDVAPMSYADSKTTGLSILRRSSGDEARLTRSKELYHRQSATQHLQEAAMFLGIASSRHQVEGQSINESVFGETAAGISVKEIRRRDPSFSLPEFRDEVQEVVRPILNAYYKGDVKFLKKYCIPEVIERCSAEHKAYARQNIVVDNKHCKQEFSVDWILILIIYQLSLSRLV encoded by the exons ATGGAGAGTACTTTAAAGGAAATGAGAGATGTTGCTCCGATGAGCTATGCGGACTCTAAGACTACAGGTCTAAGCATTCTGAGACGGAGCAGCGGAGACGAAGCAAGATTAACGAGAAGCAAG GAGTTATATCACAGACAATCAGCAACACAACATCTTCAGGAAGCAGCAATGTTTCTGGGAATAGCCAGTTCTCGGCATCAAGTGGAGGGTCAGAG TATCAACGAGAGCGTCTTTGGGGAAACAGCTGCTGGAATATCAGTTAAAGAAATACGTCGTCGAGATCC ATCTTTCTCGTTGCCAGAATTTAGGGACGAGGTTCAAGAAGTTGTCAGGCCAATCCTCAATGCTTACTATAAA GGAGATGTCAAATTTCTGAAGAAGTATTGTATCCCTGAAGTAATTGAACGGTGTAGTGCAGAACACAAGGCTTATGCAAGACAAAATATTGTAGTTGATAACAAG CATTGTAAGCAGGAATTCAGCGTGGATTGGATCCTGATTCTGATAATCTATCAATTATCATTGAGTCGATTAGTTTGA